The sequence GCGCAATCGGAAGTGCCGCCCGGTGTCGCTGGCTATGATCCGAAATATCGTAGCAGTATTGCTTACGATCCTAATCTGGCAAATAAGCTGCTGGACTATTTCAAGTACGGCAAAGGTTCGGATGGCTATCGCAATATGCCGGATGGCAAACCCTTCACAATCAAAATTTTTTCGACCGCCTCATCCGCAGATCAAGCTCGGATGGAAATTTGGAAACGCTCTCTGGATGAAATCGGCCTACGCACTGATTTTCCAGTCAGTAATTTCGCCGACAATCTCAAAGCCGCATCTGAATGCAAGTTGATGATGTGGGGTCTCGGTGGAACCGCCAGCATCCCGGATGGCTCCGATTTTCTAGAAAGTTTTTATGGGCCGAATGCTGGGCAAGGCAATCTCGGCTGCTATGCGTCCCCCGCATTTGACGATGCTTATCGTAAAGCGAGGGTATTACCCGATGGCCCCGAGCGGCAAGTATTTTACAATTTGATGGAGCGCCAAATCGAAGCGGATACCGCACAAGTATTGCATCTCTCACGCTTTCGCAACTGGGTAATCCGTCCATGGGTGAAGGGCTTTAAAAAGCATCCTATTTTGCATGCGGACTGGGAATATCTAGACATCCAAAAACACTAACTTTGAGGGCTTACCCCAAATCGCCCCAGCGGCGTTGTGCTTTCCTCGCCGCACTATTGGGACTTACGGAAAATCGCCCCAGCGGCGTTGTGCTTTCCTTGCCGCACTCTCGTGCTGTCTTCGTCGGCACGCCTTGCTGGGACGGTTTTCCGTAAGTCCCAAAGGTAGGTTGCCCGAAAAAGTCGCGTACTTAAATGGCCGATACAGTTTTATTAGCAAAAGACAACATCGTTGCAATATGGAGATTTTAAAAATAATGCATTCATCATCGTACCGTAGACCGCTTTCACTTCACCGATCTGCCGAATCAGGTGGTCGCTTTGGTCGCCTTTGCGCCAATCTGGGCGGTGGCTTGAGCGTCGTCAGCTTGTGTATCGCGGTGATCTTCGCCTTACCGCTGCACACGGCTAGTGCGGCACCTACGTCACCAGCCGATCCGGGCAAGGTGTTGCGCTATGTCATTCCAGCGGCGGAAACCGGTTTTGATCCGGCGATGACGCGTGATCTGTATTCGCAGGTGGTGAATCAATCGGTATTCGAACCGCTCTTTACTTACGATTATCTGGCAAGGCCTGCCAAGCTGGTGCCACTCACAGCGGAGGCGCTGCCCGAGGTATCCGCGGATGGTAAGACTTATACCATTCGCTTAAAAAAGGGGATCTATTTTTCTGCCGATCCCGCCTTCAACGGCAAGAGGCGCGAGCTGACGATGGCTGACTATGTGTATTCCTACAAGCGTCTGCTTGATCCCATACTCAGCTCTCCGCAAGCCTGGCTGCTTGAAGGAAAAGTCATCGGACTGGATGAACTGGCGACCGATGCCAGAAAAACCAATCGCTTCAATTATGACTCCAACATTCACGGTCTTGAATTGCTTGATCGTTACACCCTGCGCATCAATCTGAAACAGCCTGATTTTAACCTCGGCATGATACTAGCTCACCAACCGACCGGTGCTATGGCACGCGAAGTGGTGGAGAAATATCGTGACGCGCAAGGTCAGGTGATGGCAAATCCGGTAGGAACCGGGGCTTATTTGTTGACGCAATGGGTGCGTGGATCACGTATCTTGCTGTCGGCCAATCCTGACTATCGCGGTTATATCTGGGATTTCAAGGCAGGTAGTGATCCCGACGATCAACGTATCGTCGCGCAAATGCAAGGCAAGCACATGCCGCAAATCGGTCGGATCGAAATCAGCGTGATGGTAGAAGACCAATCGCGTTGGCTGGCTTTTCAGAAAGATGAAATTGACCTCTTTCAGCTAGAGGGACCGCTCGCCCCACAAGCGCTATTGGATGGCAAGCTGAAACCGGAGTTGATCAAAAAAGGTATCCAGCTATCGCGCATCGTCGATCCAGAGATCAGCTATACCTATTGGAATATGCGTGATCCTGTTTTGGGTGGAATGAGCAAAGAGAAAATCGCTCTGCGCCGTGCGATTGCGATGGCCCACAATGTCCGTGAAGAAATCAAGATCGTCTGGAATGACGAAGCAATTCCACTCGAATACCCGATCCCGCCCGGTGTCATTGGCTACGACCCGAACTACAAAAGCAGCATCCAATTCGAACCCGATGCGGCTAACGCCCTACTCGATAAGTTCGGCTACAAAGTTGGTAAAGATGGCTGGCGCACTCTGCCAGATGGCAAGCCCTTACAGATACGCTACACCGCCC is a genomic window of Glaciimonas sp. CA11.2 containing:
- a CDS encoding ABC transporter substrate-binding protein, with product MHSSSYRRPLSLHRSAESGGRFGRLCANLGGGLSVVSLCIAVIFALPLHTASAAPTSPADPGKVLRYVIPAAETGFDPAMTRDLYSQVVNQSVFEPLFTYDYLARPAKLVPLTAEALPEVSADGKTYTIRLKKGIYFSADPAFNGKRRELTMADYVYSYKRLLDPILSSPQAWLLEGKVIGLDELATDARKTNRFNYDSNIHGLELLDRYTLRINLKQPDFNLGMILAHQPTGAMAREVVEKYRDAQGQVMANPVGTGAYLLTQWVRGSRILLSANPDYRGYIWDFKAGSDPDDQRIVAQMQGKHMPQIGRIEISVMVEDQSRWLAFQKDEIDLFQLEGPLAPQALLDGKLKPELIKKGIQLSRIVDPEISYTYWNMRDPVLGGMSKEKIALRRAIAMAHNVREEIKIVWNDEAIPLEYPIPPGVIGYDPNYKSSIQFEPDAANALLDKFGYKVGKDGWRTLPDGKPLQIRYTARADSLGQQQSEMWKKTYDLIHIHMLGDLKPFPDILKAEKQCQLQTRTAPWIADYPDGDNFMQLFYGPNIYQNNNGCSKIPEYDTLYAESQKMPASPERDVLYHKMARILEVYAPIRPGYARYRNMLAQPRVIGFKKHPILPIEWMYFDIEKRK